One Papaver somniferum cultivar HN1 chromosome 10, ASM357369v1, whole genome shotgun sequence genomic window carries:
- the LOC113315467 gene encoding receptor-like protein 9DC3 — protein sequence MNARTGDMTVLMLESFTGGCCRCSEPKNKEESVMDYRWAEIAGNEERRNLSYLSLGSNNLTGNISNEIGTAGELRYLLLNDNNLNGTPKSIGKLQNLIVLDLANNKFEGNIPTEFCSLRDLHILSLKSNKFNGSIPMEISYLHQLRILDLSQNSLNNQIPGSMGNLKKLVSRLNDTFSIDDYVSNFVRVDMMIKGNNVEVEILFSYTSAIDLSCSNLDGNIPKEISLLKRLYMLNLSHNHFSAFLWNDLLCGFPTNKVREGESNTSVGDTNPITEVEEGDQEDANERILFCGVTAIGFGVGFWGLFLILLLKKNKWWFGYWRVIDSVILKQKVLERLENIVHFVNAGGVPVITKIMQDEELGYDFYGSAIAAVNDCPAAFDKFVNDALGFDIAMIPASMDIGSLLFYYNNLHYLYQGKTAELHWRTSYNVVRD from the exons ATGAATGCTAGGACAGGTGACATGACAGTGTTGATGCTGGAGAGTTTTACTGGTGGATGTTGCAGGTGCAGTGAACCCAAGAACAAGGAGGAATCGGTGATGGATTACAGATGG GCAGAGATTGCTGGAAATGAAGAAAGGAG GAATCTTTCATATCTGAGTCTTGGCTCCAACAATCTCACTGGAAATATTTCAAATGAGATTGGAACAGCTGGAGAATTGAGGTATCTTTTATTAAATGACAACAATCTCAATGGTACTCCTAAATCTATCGGCAAGCTTCAAAACTTGATAGTTCTCGACTTAGCCAACAACAAGTTTGAAGGCAATATACCTACCGAATTTTGTTCATTACGTGACCTTCATATCCTTTCTTTAAAGTCAAACAAATTTAATGGGTCAATCCCTATGGAGATAAGTTATTTGCATCAACTTCGTATCTTGGACTTATCACAAAATAGTCTTAACAACCAAATTCCTGGCAGCATGGGGAACCTGAAGAAGCTAGTGAGTAGACTTAATGACACATTCTCGATTGACGATTATGTCTCGAACTTCGTACGAGTGGATATGATGATCAAAGGGAATAACGTCGAGGTTGAGATACTATTCAGCTATACCTCAGCAATCGATCTATCATGCAGTAACCTTGATGGAAACATTCCAAAAGAGATAAGTTTACTAAAACGACTTTATATGCTTAATTTGTCCCACAATCATTTCTCAG CTTTTCTCTGGAACGATTTATTGTGCGGATTCCCTACAAATAAAGTTCGCGAGGGTGAAAGTAATACTAGTGTTGGTGACACTAATCCTATAACTGAAGTTGAAGAAGGTGATCAAGAGGATGCAAATGAGAGAATATTGTTTTGTGGTGTTACCGCTATAGGGTTTGGAGTTGGATTCTGGGGTTTGTTTCTTATTTTgcttcttaaaaaaaataaatggtgGTTTGGATATTGGAGAGTTATCGATTCTGTT ATACTAAAACAAAAAGTTTTAGAACGTTTGGAGAATATAGTGCATTTTGTCAATGCCGGAGGAGTTCCGGTAATAACTAAAATTATGCAGGATGAGGAATTGGGTTATGATTTTTATGGGTCTGCAATTGCTGCAGTGAATGATTGTCCTGCTGCTTTTGACAAGTTTGTGAATGATGCTTTGGGATTTGACATTGCGATGATCCCTGCTTCCATGGATATAGGAAGTCTCCTATTTTATTACAATAATCTGCATTATTTATATCAAGGAAAAACTGCAGAACTTCATTGGAGAACTTCTTATAATGTCGTGCGTGATTAA